Proteins from one Cryptomeria japonica chromosome 4, Sugi_1.0, whole genome shotgun sequence genomic window:
- the LOC131047824 gene encoding uncharacterized protein LOC131047824 yields MVATYAGNLSESLVSQAEGMALLWGLKMANDIGIKHLEIEGDSQVIIDSIKGNASAGWRVEPILRDIRCLLVKMEDFIIDHIFREGNRATDSMVAEGRLQMGLRCWRDPNLLPIPVKEILDKEKALCQERTNPSAQ; encoded by the coding sequence ATGGTTGCAACCTATGCTGGCAACCTCAGTGAAAGTTTGGTCTCTCAAGCTGAGGGAATGGCCCTCCTCTGGGGGCTAAAAATGGCTAATGACATAGGAATAAAGCATCTGGAAATCGAAGGAGACTCTCAAGTTATTATCGACTCTATCAAAGGGAATGCTTCAGCAGGATGGAGAGTGGAACCCATTCTGAGGGATATCAGGTGCTTGCtggtcaaaatggaggacttcatcATAGACCACATCTTCAGAGAAGGAAATAGAGCGACAGATTCCATGGTAGCTGAAGGAAGGTTGCAGATGGGCTTACGATGCTGGAGGGATCCCAATCTGCTGCCAATCCCTGTTAAGGAAATCCTGGATAAGGAAAAAGCCTTGTGCCAGGAAAGGACTAACCCTTCCGCCCAATGA